One Sphaerisporangium krabiense DNA segment encodes these proteins:
- a CDS encoding MmcQ/YjbR family DNA-binding protein — protein sequence MGVSVEEFLGMLDRLPEVRQGDGGEWVSLKVRGKGFGYLWERTETVGLKATIEEQMALVAERPEVFEPQFTAGRFGWVVVHLDRIEPDELFELVTEAWCLTAPRPMVEAHEAAHGIGRSA from the coding sequence ATGGGCGTCAGCGTGGAAGAGTTTCTGGGCATGCTCGATCGCCTGCCCGAGGTGCGGCAGGGCGACGGGGGCGAGTGGGTCTCGCTGAAGGTGCGGGGCAAGGGTTTCGGGTACCTGTGGGAGCGCACCGAGACCGTGGGGCTGAAGGCGACCATCGAGGAGCAGATGGCGCTGGTGGCGGAACGGCCCGAGGTGTTCGAGCCGCAGTTCACCGCCGGGCGGTTCGGCTGGGTCGTCGTCCACCTGGACAGGATCGAGCCCGACGAGCTGTTCGAGCTGGTCACCGAGGCGTGGTGCCTCACCGCGCCCCGGCCGATGGTGGAGGCGCACGAGGCCGCGCACGGTATCGGCCGCTCCGCCTGA
- a CDS encoding carotenoid biosynthesis protein has translation MTTETPEETRARDARRGAGRRFAAAGALLLVSLVCAQVATGILPEDVRMTTLVVVLFAGCALAYAAAGHGLPRAAGAFAAAAAVGYAAEWIGIRTGLPFGEYRYGGLLWPSPGGVPLIVALAWAGMGLAAWAVACRIVPGPVPSRRRAVARAATGALALTAWDLFLDPQMTRLGLWEWADAGPYRGVPLGNFAGWLLVSLLVMIVIGAVVGEPARGGGLVTLYTVMAVMETVAFAAVFRPPDPLVAAVGGVAMGTFALLAWRRRWRR, from the coding sequence GTGACGACGGAGACGCCAGAGGAGACACGGGCCCGTGACGCGCGGCGCGGCGCCGGACGCCGGTTCGCCGCCGCCGGAGCCCTCCTGCTCGTCTCCCTGGTCTGCGCCCAGGTGGCGACGGGGATTCTTCCCGAGGACGTGCGGATGACCACGCTGGTCGTCGTCCTGTTCGCGGGATGCGCCCTGGCCTACGCGGCCGCCGGCCACGGCCTGCCCCGGGCCGCCGGCGCGTTCGCCGCCGCCGCGGCGGTGGGCTACGCCGCGGAATGGATCGGCATCAGGACCGGCCTGCCGTTCGGCGAGTACCGCTACGGCGGCCTGCTGTGGCCGAGCCCCGGCGGGGTGCCGCTGATCGTCGCCCTGGCCTGGGCCGGCATGGGCCTCGCGGCGTGGGCGGTCGCCTGCCGGATCGTCCCCGGCCCCGTGCCGTCCCGCCGCCGGGCGGTGGCGCGCGCGGCCACGGGGGCGCTGGCGCTGACCGCGTGGGACCTGTTCCTCGACCCGCAGATGACGCGCCTCGGACTGTGGGAGTGGGCGGACGCGGGGCCCTACCGCGGCGTGCCGCTCGGCAACTTCGCGGGGTGGCTCCTGGTGTCCCTGCTGGTGATGATCGTGATCGGCGCCGTCGTGGGCGAACCGGCGCGGGGCGGCGGCCTGGTCACGCTCTACACGGTCATGGCGGTGATGGAGACGGTCGCCTTCGCGGCCGTGTTCCGCCCGCCCGATCCCCTCGTCGCCGCCGTGGGAGGCGTCGCGATGGGAACGTTCGCGCTGCTCGCCTGGAGGCGCCGATGGCGGAGGTGA
- a CDS encoding phytoene desaturase family protein, with product MAEVIVVGGGVGGMVAALLLARDGHAVRLYERLPRLGGKLAERRREGFTFSLGPSLLTLPGLFRDLGVSLDLVELDELCRYRFADGSTLRAYRDPGRTAAEVERLAPGEGDRWRAFHRWAGDCLAASRRTFFSAPLALPTRLPPLALRPRAADLWAVAPGRTLDGLARRFFRDPRLRQYVGRYATYAGSSPYRAPAALGCVPAIEHGEGGWYVPGGLPRIAEALAVLLGEAGVEVHLGTEVAAVLADRARVRGVRLAGGETAAADAVVVNADAAALYGTLLPDRARLRRIAGLGLSSSAFLLLAAVEGRTEGLPHHSIVFSADYREEFGDIFDRRRPPEDPTVYIGCSAVDDPTQAPPGAENWMMLVNVPAGDPARWPMSPSAYGELVLDRLASRGHDLAGRLRFVETFTPADIRDRYGAPGGAIYGSAYGGPFAPFRRPGNRGPRRGLYLVGGSAHPGGGLPLVAMGGRIVADLVEHDFRRRSP from the coding sequence ATGGCGGAGGTGATCGTGGTCGGGGGCGGCGTGGGCGGCATGGTGGCCGCGCTGCTGCTGGCCAGGGACGGGCACGCGGTGCGGTTGTACGAACGCCTGCCCCGGCTCGGCGGCAAGCTGGCCGAGCGCCGGCGGGAGGGGTTCACCTTCTCCCTCGGCCCGTCGCTGCTGACGCTGCCCGGCCTGTTCCGCGACCTCGGCGTGTCCCTCGACCTGGTCGAACTCGACGAGCTGTGCCGCTACCGGTTCGCCGACGGCTCCACCCTGCGCGCCTACCGGGACCCCGGCAGGACCGCCGCCGAAGTGGAACGGCTCGCGCCGGGAGAGGGCGACCGCTGGCGGGCCTTCCACCGCTGGGCCGGGGACTGCCTGGCCGCGTCCCGGCGCACGTTCTTCTCCGCGCCGCTGGCCCTGCCTACGCGCCTCCCCCCGCTGGCGCTGCGGCCGCGCGCCGCCGACCTGTGGGCCGTCGCCCCCGGGCGCACCCTCGACGGGCTGGCGCGCCGCTTCTTCCGCGACCCCCGCCTTCGGCAGTACGTCGGCCGGTACGCCACCTATGCCGGGTCCAGCCCTTACCGGGCTCCCGCGGCGCTCGGCTGCGTCCCCGCCATCGAGCACGGCGAAGGCGGCTGGTACGTGCCCGGAGGGCTGCCCAGGATCGCCGAGGCGCTGGCCGTCCTGCTCGGCGAGGCGGGCGTCGAGGTCCACCTCGGCACCGAGGTCGCCGCGGTGCTCGCCGACCGTGCCCGGGTGCGCGGGGTCCGCCTGGCGGGCGGCGAGACGGCGGCGGCCGACGCCGTGGTGGTGAACGCCGACGCGGCCGCGCTGTACGGCACGCTGCTGCCCGACCGGGCCCGCCTGCGGCGGATCGCCGGGCTCGGCCTGTCGTCGTCGGCGTTCCTGCTGCTCGCCGCCGTGGAGGGACGGACGGAAGGGCTGCCGCACCACTCGATCGTGTTCTCCGCCGACTACCGCGAGGAGTTCGGCGACATCTTCGACCGGCGGCGGCCGCCCGAGGACCCGACCGTCTACATCGGCTGCTCGGCCGTGGACGACCCCACCCAGGCCCCGCCGGGCGCGGAGAACTGGATGATGCTGGTCAACGTCCCCGCGGGCGACCCCGCGCGCTGGCCCATGTCCCCGAGCGCCTACGGCGAGCTGGTGCTGGACCGGCTGGCCTCGCGCGGCCACGACCTGGCGGGCCGGCTGCGCTTCGTGGAGACGTTCACCCCGGCCGACATCCGCGACCGGTACGGCGCGCCGGGCGGCGCCATCTACGGCAGCGCGTACGGCGGGCCGTTCGCCCCGTTCCGGCGTCCCGGCAACCGCGGGCCCCGCCGCGGCCTGTACCTGGTCGGCGGGTCGGCCCATCCCGGCGGCGGCCTGCCCCTGGTCGCCATGGGCGGCCGCATCGTCGCCGACCTGGTCGAGCACGACTTCCGGCGGCGTTCCCCGTGA
- a CDS encoding glycosyltransferase family 2 protein → MTRPVLTPARLLTAVQALAAVAVAVRLGRGRRRLPSLTAPPPHAGRAVPSISVVIPARDEEQRIAACLTAVLADPAVTEVIVVDDESTDGTAALAASLGATVVNGAPLPPGWVGKQWALHQGLRRARGTIVVTLDADTRPRPGLFAALADALDGHDLVSAGPRFVCDGVAEQALHASFLATLVYRFGPIGPPAPPPPHRIVANGQCFAFRREAMLRADGFARVRRHLTDDVALARALAADGWRVAFLDAGGLLEVDMHESPSGVWREWGRSLPLADVTAPAWQAADLAVVWLTTALPVLRLAAGRPTRLDLALLVVRALLAGALRGSYARPGPGVALSILLDPATAARLTHATLRPPRTWRNRTYPGPARAGHDRTRAVTGGGRPGPPGRSAGR, encoded by the coding sequence GTGACGCGCCCGGTTCTGACCCCCGCGCGCCTGCTGACCGCCGTCCAGGCGCTCGCCGCCGTGGCCGTGGCCGTACGGCTGGGGCGAGGCCGGCGACGCCTCCCCTCACTGACGGCCCCGCCGCCGCACGCCGGCCGGGCGGTCCCGTCCATCTCGGTGGTGATCCCGGCCAGGGACGAGGAGCAGCGCATCGCGGCCTGCCTGACGGCCGTGCTCGCCGACCCGGCCGTCACCGAGGTGATCGTCGTGGACGACGAGTCCACCGACGGCACCGCCGCCCTCGCCGCCTCGCTCGGCGCGACCGTCGTCAACGGCGCCCCCTTGCCCCCCGGCTGGGTCGGCAAGCAGTGGGCGCTGCACCAAGGGCTGCGGCGGGCGCGCGGCACGATCGTCGTCACGCTGGACGCCGACACCAGGCCCCGTCCCGGCCTGTTCGCCGCGCTCGCGGACGCGCTGGACGGGCACGACCTGGTGAGCGCGGGCCCGCGGTTCGTCTGCGACGGGGTGGCGGAGCAGGCCCTGCACGCCTCGTTCCTCGCCACGCTCGTCTACCGGTTCGGCCCGATCGGCCCGCCCGCCCCGCCGCCGCCGCACCGGATCGTCGCCAACGGCCAGTGCTTCGCCTTCCGGCGCGAGGCGATGCTGCGCGCCGACGGCTTCGCCCGGGTGCGCCGCCACCTGACCGACGACGTCGCCCTCGCCCGCGCCCTCGCCGCCGACGGATGGAGGGTCGCCTTCCTGGACGCGGGCGGCCTGCTGGAGGTCGACATGCACGAGTCACCCTCGGGCGTGTGGCGGGAATGGGGCCGATCCCTGCCGCTGGCCGACGTCACCGCACCCGCCTGGCAGGCCGCGGACCTCGCCGTCGTCTGGCTCACGACCGCGCTGCCGGTGCTCCGGCTCGCCGCCGGCCGTCCGACCCGGCTGGACCTCGCCCTGCTCGTGGTGCGGGCGCTGCTCGCCGGCGCCCTGCGCGGCAGCTACGCCCGCCCAGGACCCGGGGTCGCCCTGTCGATCCTGCTCGACCCGGCCACGGCGGCACGGCTGACCCACGCCACGCTCCGCCCGCCGCGAACCTGGCGGAACCGCACCTACCCCGGTCCGGCCCGCGCGGGCCACGACCGGACACGCGCCGTCACCGGCGGCGGCCGGCCAGGGCCGCCTGGCCGAAGCGCAGGCCGATGA
- a CDS encoding glycerol-3-phosphate acyltransferase produces the protein MTPLLVRLALPVIGGYLLGSVPVAVLVARAHGFDPREVGDRNPGFWNVRGRLGGRGAAPVFAGDMLKGLLAGLLGLVAGGAHATGLGVVAGPSVAPVYVAVAAAMIGHAWPVFAGFRGGRSILTFAGGFAVICPPAFAVGLAVLGGTAAVTRSFAIGARAGVFALPVAQLLFAPIGHVAATGALMCLIGLRFGQAALAGRRR, from the coding sequence ATGACTCCCCTGTTGGTCCGGCTCGCGCTGCCGGTCATCGGCGGCTACCTCCTCGGCTCGGTCCCGGTGGCGGTGCTGGTGGCCCGGGCGCACGGCTTCGACCCCCGTGAGGTCGGGGACCGCAATCCGGGGTTCTGGAACGTGCGCGGCCGGCTCGGCGGGCGGGGGGCGGCCCCGGTGTTCGCCGGGGACATGCTCAAGGGCCTGCTGGCCGGACTGCTCGGCCTGGTGGCGGGCGGCGCGCACGCCACCGGTCTCGGCGTGGTGGCGGGCCCGAGCGTGGCGCCCGTGTACGTGGCGGTGGCGGCGGCGATGATCGGGCACGCCTGGCCGGTCTTCGCGGGGTTCCGCGGCGGACGCTCGATCCTCACCTTCGCCGGAGGATTCGCCGTCATCTGCCCGCCCGCTTTCGCGGTCGGCCTGGCCGTGCTCGGCGGGACGGCCGCGGTGACCCGGTCGTTCGCGATCGGCGCGCGGGCCGGGGTGTTCGCCCTGCCGGTGGCGCAACTGCTGTTCGCGCCGATCGGCCACGTCGCCGCCACCGGGGCGCTGATGTGCCTCATCGGCCTGCGCTTCGGCCAGGCGGCCCTGGCCGGCCGCCGCCGGTGA
- a CDS encoding spheroidene monooxygenase, whose product MTGSASRTNRGVIASFHLTRYADLGSMRHMALDRPLLRRTQGLLFWRLLGTGRGPSMTPGADPRRWALFAVWRDEAALDRFLERSPIPARWRREATESWQVRLIPLASRGTWGGADPFPAIPARRGEEPAREADRAGGPVAVLTRAAIRPLRLAAFYRSVPGVDELLRAQDGRLASVGVGEWPLARQATFSLWRDAAAVRAFAYAGEAHRRVIGRVRAENWYSEELFARFAPYGSAGAWDGADPLAALPAPPA is encoded by the coding sequence ATGACCGGCAGCGCGAGCCGGACCAACAGGGGAGTCATCGCTTCCTTCCATCTCACCAGGTACGCGGATCTGGGGTCGATGCGCCACATGGCGCTGGACCGCCCGCTGCTGCGCCGCACGCAGGGGTTGCTGTTCTGGCGGCTGCTCGGCACCGGGCGGGGGCCGTCGATGACGCCGGGCGCCGACCCGCGCCGCTGGGCCCTGTTCGCCGTCTGGCGTGACGAGGCCGCACTGGACCGCTTCCTTGAGCGCTCGCCCATCCCGGCGCGCTGGCGCCGCGAGGCCACCGAGTCCTGGCAGGTCCGCCTGATCCCTTTGGCCTCGCGCGGCACCTGGGGCGGCGCCGACCCGTTCCCCGCGATCCCCGCGCGACGGGGGGAGGAACCCGCGCGAGAGGCCGATCGAGCCGGCGGGCCGGTGGCGGTGCTGACGCGGGCCGCGATCCGGCCCCTCCGGCTGGCGGCCTTCTACCGGTCGGTGCCCGGGGTGGACGAGTTGCTGCGCGCGCAGGACGGCAGGCTGGCCTCGGTCGGCGTGGGGGAGTGGCCGCTCGCCCGGCAGGCCACGTTCTCGCTGTGGCGGGACGCCGCCGCCGTGCGCGCCTTCGCCTACGCGGGCGAGGCCCACCGCCGGGTGATCGGCCGGGTCCGCGCGGAGAACTGGTACTCCGAGGAGCTGTTCGCCCGCTTCGCCCCCTACGGCAGCGCGGGCGCCTGGGACGGCGCCGACCCCTTGGCCGCGCTCCCCGCACCACCGGCCTGA
- the plsX gene encoding phosphate acyltransferase PlsX, with amino-acid sequence MAPDPRDLPVVVDAMGGDHGPAEIIQGAVLARRAHGVEVILAGRRDVLDSELARLGARGEAEVAHAGDVVPMTERGAGALARTGSSLAVAFDLLGRGVGGAFVSAGSTGAVVANAVRHLGLAAPVSRPGLAVALPTTGGGATVLIDAGATMDPTPEMIVQFALLGACYAELVLGVAEPSVGLLSIGSEPGKGNRLTRRAEELLRRAPLRFHGVVEGHDVLSGTVDVIVTDGFTGNVVLKNVEGSVRAALTLAARRGAAEPERLREVARLYDPETHGGAALLGLTGTVVVAHGSSRAATIARACVVARDLARGGVAARVRDRLAVRPAP; translated from the coding sequence ATGGCACCCGACCCGCGGGACCTGCCGGTCGTGGTCGACGCCATGGGCGGCGACCACGGCCCGGCCGAGATCATCCAGGGAGCGGTCCTGGCGCGGCGCGCGCACGGCGTCGAGGTGATCCTCGCCGGTCGGCGAGACGTGCTCGACAGCGAGCTGGCCCGGCTCGGCGCGCGCGGCGAGGCCGAGGTGGCGCACGCCGGCGACGTCGTCCCGATGACCGAGCGCGGCGCGGGGGCCCTCGCCAGGACCGGGTCCAGCCTCGCCGTGGCCTTCGACCTGCTGGGCCGGGGGGTGGGAGGGGCCTTCGTGTCCGCCGGGTCCACCGGCGCGGTCGTCGCGAACGCCGTGCGGCACCTGGGCCTGGCCGCGCCGGTGTCGCGGCCGGGGCTGGCCGTCGCGCTGCCGACGACCGGCGGCGGGGCCACCGTGCTCATCGACGCGGGCGCCACCATGGACCCGACCCCCGAGATGATCGTGCAGTTCGCGCTGCTCGGCGCCTGCTACGCGGAACTGGTGCTCGGCGTGGCCGAACCGTCCGTGGGCCTGCTGTCGATCGGGTCGGAGCCGGGCAAGGGCAACCGGCTCACCCGCCGCGCCGAGGAGCTGCTGCGCCGGGCGCCGCTGCGCTTCCACGGCGTCGTCGAGGGCCATGACGTGCTCTCCGGGACGGTGGACGTCATCGTGACCGACGGGTTCACCGGCAACGTCGTGCTCAAGAACGTGGAGGGCTCGGTGCGGGCGGCCCTGACGCTCGCGGCGCGGCGCGGGGCCGCCGAGCCGGAGCGGCTGCGTGAGGTCGCCCGGCTCTACGACCCCGAGACGCACGGCGGCGCGGCCCTGCTCGGCCTCACCGGCACCGTGGTCGTGGCGCACGGCTCCTCCCGCGCCGCGACGATCGCGCGCGCCTGCGTCGTCGCCCGCGACCTGGCCCGCGGCGGCGTGGCCGCACGGGTCCGCGACCGGCTCGCCGTCAGGCCGGCCCCGTGA
- a CDS encoding phytoene/squalene synthase family protein, with protein sequence MTSHPPPATTPPTTAPVTLTASYARCRRLHAAYGRSYYLATRLLPAWKRPHVHALYGFARYADEIVDSFAMTGDRAAALDGLTTRLSAWITGDRSPGQATDGDGAAGRAGDQAGDPVLPAFTHTVRSFAIDLDDVGAFLGSMRADLTVTRYATYEELLGYMEGSAAVIGTMMLPVLEPLPGAAERAREPARMLGLAFQLTNFIRDVAEDLARGRVYLPLEDLDRFGVTVGDLAAGRASRAVRDLIAYETGRARELYRRALPGIGMLVPSSRPCIRAAYELYGGILDQVEAAGYDVLAARARVPRRRRLAVFARQLAAAASADRAERRTRAEAP encoded by the coding sequence ATGACATCGCATCCCCCGCCCGCCACGACGCCGCCCACGACGGCTCCCGTCACGCTCACCGCCAGCTACGCGCGCTGCCGCCGGCTGCACGCCGCCTACGGGCGCTCCTACTACCTGGCCACCCGCCTGCTGCCCGCCTGGAAGCGCCCGCACGTCCACGCCCTGTACGGTTTCGCCCGGTACGCCGACGAGATCGTGGACTCCTTCGCGATGACCGGCGACCGGGCGGCGGCCCTGGACGGCCTCACCACCCGGCTGTCCGCGTGGATCACCGGTGACCGATCCCCCGGCCAGGCCACCGACGGCGACGGAGCCGCCGGCCGAGCCGGTGACCAGGCCGGCGATCCGGTGCTGCCCGCGTTCACGCACACCGTGCGGTCCTTCGCCATCGACCTGGACGACGTCGGCGCCTTCCTCGGCTCGATGCGGGCGGATCTGACCGTGACCCGGTACGCCACCTACGAGGAGCTGCTCGGCTACATGGAGGGCTCGGCCGCCGTCATCGGCACGATGATGCTGCCCGTGCTCGAACCGCTGCCGGGCGCCGCGGAGCGGGCCCGCGAGCCCGCCCGGATGCTGGGCCTGGCCTTCCAGCTCACCAACTTCATCCGCGACGTGGCGGAGGACCTCGCCCGGGGACGGGTCTACCTGCCGCTCGAGGACCTGGACAGGTTCGGCGTCACGGTGGGCGACCTCGCCGCTGGCCGGGCGAGCCGCGCCGTGCGCGACCTGATCGCCTACGAGACGGGCCGGGCGCGCGAGCTGTACCGGCGGGCGCTGCCCGGCATCGGGATGCTCGTGCCGTCCTCGCGGCCGTGCATCCGCGCGGCGTACGAGCTGTACGGCGGCATCCTGGACCAGGTCGAGGCGGCCGGGTACGACGTGCTGGCGGCGCGTGCGCGGGTGCCGAGGCGGCGCAGGCTCGCCGTGTTCGCGCGGCAGCTCGCCGCCGCCGCCTCGGCGGACCGCGCCGAGCGCCGGACGCGGGCGGAGGCGCCCTGA
- the crtI gene encoding phytoene desaturase family protein, translated as MGGRGRAGARRAGGPEGGRGHVVVVGAGLGGLAAAMRLAGAGREVTVVEAQDGPGGCCGTASAGPYRFDTGPSVLTMPDVLADTFAAAGAELSSWLPLRRLDPYYRMTYHDGSRLDVVAGAEAMAEQVRELCGPGEAVRYLRFRRHLEDMFHVEWNAFIDRDMTRLRALARPYALARIAALGGFRRLDGLVRRHLTDERLIRAHTFQALYVGLAPRRALGIYAVIAHMDTVGGVYFPVEGGMHAIPRAMAGAAEKAGARFRYGVRATRVETGGAGVTAVRLDTGERLAADHVVLACDRLAARGLLPPEADDRRLRRPRFSPSCLVAHFGLDRPLPGRAHHTLHFGRAWESTFDALAAGRPQPDPSLLVTCPRTDGDAAPDGHATLSVLEPTANLARGGDWERLTPRLLDRMLARLAGLGYGDLSSAPRLVLDPPAWRRRGHSAGTPFALDHRFTQTAWFRPSGAARRVPGLHFAGMYTAPGVGVPPVLISGRLAAERILESSP; from the coding sequence ATGGGCGGCAGGGGCCGGGCGGGTGCGCGACGAGCCGGAGGGCCGGAGGGCGGGCGTGGGCACGTCGTGGTGGTCGGAGCGGGTCTCGGCGGGCTCGCGGCGGCGATGCGGCTGGCCGGAGCCGGCCGCGAGGTGACCGTCGTGGAGGCGCAGGACGGGCCGGGAGGATGCTGCGGGACCGCCTCCGCGGGCCCGTACCGGTTCGACACCGGCCCTTCGGTGCTGACCATGCCGGACGTGCTCGCCGACACCTTCGCCGCCGCCGGCGCGGAGCTGTCGTCCTGGCTGCCGCTGCGGCGGCTCGACCCCTACTACCGGATGACCTACCACGACGGGTCCCGCCTGGACGTGGTCGCCGGAGCCGAGGCGATGGCCGAGCAGGTGCGGGAGCTGTGCGGCCCCGGTGAGGCCGTCCGCTACCTGCGCTTCCGCCGGCACCTGGAGGACATGTTCCACGTCGAGTGGAACGCCTTCATCGACAGGGACATGACCCGCCTGCGGGCCCTGGCCCGGCCGTACGCGCTCGCCAGGATCGCCGCGCTCGGCGGCTTCCGCCGCCTGGACGGCCTGGTGCGCCGGCACCTGACCGACGAGCGGCTGATCAGGGCGCACACCTTCCAGGCCCTGTACGTCGGGCTCGCACCGCGGCGCGCCCTGGGCATCTACGCGGTGATCGCGCACATGGACACGGTCGGCGGCGTCTACTTCCCGGTCGAGGGCGGCATGCACGCGATCCCGCGCGCCATGGCCGGCGCCGCCGAGAAGGCGGGCGCGCGGTTCCGGTACGGCGTGCGGGCCACCCGGGTGGAGACCGGCGGCGCGGGCGTGACCGCGGTCCGGCTGGACACCGGCGAGCGGCTCGCGGCGGACCACGTCGTACTCGCCTGCGACCGGCTCGCGGCACGCGGCCTGCTGCCCCCCGAGGCGGACGACCGCCGGCTGCGCAGGCCGCGGTTCTCGCCGTCCTGCCTGGTCGCGCACTTCGGCCTGGACCGGCCCCTGCCCGGCCGCGCCCACCACACCCTGCACTTCGGACGGGCGTGGGAGTCCACCTTCGACGCGCTGGCGGCGGGACGCCCGCAGCCGGACCCCAGCCTCCTGGTCACCTGTCCCCGGACGGACGGCGACGCCGCCCCGGACGGCCACGCGACGCTCAGCGTGCTGGAGCCGACCGCGAACCTCGCCCGCGGCGGCGACTGGGAACGCCTCACCCCGCGGCTGCTGGACCGCATGCTCGCCCGGCTCGCCGGCCTGGGCTACGGCGACCTGTCCTCGGCGCCCCGCCTCGTCCTCGACCCGCCCGCGTGGCGGCGGCGCGGGCACTCGGCAGGCACCCCCTTCGCGCTCGACCACCGGTTCACCCAGACGGCCTGGTTCCGCCCGTCCGGCGCCGCCCGCCGCGTCCCCGGTCTGCACTTCGCCGGCATGTACACCGCGCCGGGGGTGGGGGTTCCGCCGGTTCTGATCTCCGGCCGGCTGGCGGCGGAACGCATCCTGGAGAGCTCCCCATGA
- a CDS encoding YbgA family protein yields MMSAEVRPRLAVSSCLLGDPVRFNGGHSRDRFLTTELSQYVDWLRICPEMEIGLGTPRETLRLERSPDGPRLVTRRGRADLTAPMRSLATARAAALDVDGYVFKAKSPSCGIHGIPLYAGDGVVDRRNRGLFAGAVIDAHPSLAVEDEGRLRDAALREAFVERIFAAARLRSLLAGPWRPRDLVAFHARHKMQVLAHAPEAYRALGRLVATAGTAPREPLARSYARAFRAALARKATVGRNVNVLYHCLGMISERLDRARRADLVEVIESYQAHQVALSVPVTLLRHHARGENAAYVYDQSYLTPYPDPLRLRNHVPS; encoded by the coding sequence ATGATGAGCGCGGAAGTCAGGCCCCGGTTGGCGGTGTCGAGCTGCCTGCTCGGCGACCCCGTGCGGTTCAACGGCGGGCACAGCCGCGACCGGTTCCTCACCACCGAACTGTCGCAGTACGTGGACTGGCTACGGATCTGCCCCGAGATGGAGATCGGCCTCGGCACGCCACGCGAGACCCTCCGCCTGGAACGCTCGCCCGACGGCCCGCGCCTGGTCACCCGGCGCGGCCGCGCCGACCTCACCGCGCCGATGAGATCCCTGGCCACGGCCCGCGCCGCCGCGCTCGACGTGGACGGGTACGTGTTCAAGGCCAAGAGCCCGAGCTGCGGCATCCACGGCATCCCCCTGTACGCCGGGGACGGCGTGGTCGACCGGCGCAACAGGGGACTGTTCGCCGGGGCGGTGATCGACGCCCACCCCTCCCTCGCCGTCGAGGACGAGGGCCGGCTGCGCGACGCCGCGCTGCGCGAGGCGTTCGTAGAACGGATCTTCGCCGCCGCCCGGCTGCGGTCCCTGCTCGCCGGGCCCTGGCGTCCCCGCGACCTGGTCGCCTTCCACGCCCGCCACAAGATGCAGGTCCTCGCGCACGCCCCCGAGGCGTACCGCGCGCTCGGACGCCTCGTCGCCACCGCCGGGACGGCGCCGCGCGAACCGCTCGCCCGCTCCTACGCCCGCGCCTTCCGCGCCGCGCTGGCCCGCAAGGCGACCGTCGGGCGCAACGTCAACGTCCTGTACCACTGCCTCGGCATGATCAGCGAACGGCTCGACCGCGCCCGCCGCGCCGACCTGGTCGAGGTCATCGAGTCCTACCAGGCGCACCAGGTCGCGCTCAGCGTGCCCGTCACCCTCCTGCGCCACCACGCCAGGGGCGAGAACGCGGCCTACGTGTACGACCAGTCGTACCTGACGCCGTATCCCGATCCCCTTCGCCTGCGTAATCACGTGCCGTCCTGA